Proteins found in one Herbiconiux sp. A18JL235 genomic segment:
- a CDS encoding hemolysin family protein — protein sequence MYEWIMVGVGLVLTVGTGLFVASEFSLVNLDRHELEQRQARGERRLGPTIKALRITSTHLSGAQLGITLTTLLTGYTFEPAISSMLRDPLIGIGVPETIVPGVGAVVGILLATLFSMVIGELVPKNFALALPLATAKLVVPFQTLFTTVFKPVILLFNNTANALIRAMGIEPKEELSGARTAEELSSLVRRSATEGMLDSDHATLLDRTLRFAERDASDVMTPRVRMASVTPATTAAEVVALALATGYSRFPVTGDGGVDDIVGVVHVKQAFAVPLDRQADARVGDLMVEPLRIPESMGIDTLLGLLRGSGFQIAVVTDEYGGTAGVVTLEDLVEELVGELEDEHDRAHAGVVRTGRSVVFDAGLRPDELLERTGIRVPDDDEGHETVAGFVIDELDRLPELGDEVAIDGGVLRVERVDGVRLDRIRFIPLAESEDAAHAALTAPLAEAARRTEDAEKEDAR from the coding sequence TTGTATGAATGGATCATGGTGGGCGTGGGCCTCGTGCTCACCGTCGGCACCGGCCTCTTCGTGGCCAGCGAGTTCTCGCTGGTCAACCTCGACCGGCATGAGCTCGAGCAGCGCCAGGCGCGCGGCGAGAGGCGCCTCGGCCCCACCATCAAGGCCCTGCGCATCACCTCGACGCACCTCTCCGGTGCGCAGCTCGGCATCACGCTGACCACCCTCCTCACCGGCTACACCTTCGAGCCGGCGATCTCGTCGATGCTGCGCGACCCGCTCATCGGCATCGGCGTGCCCGAGACGATCGTGCCCGGCGTGGGCGCCGTCGTCGGCATCCTGCTCGCGACGCTGTTCTCGATGGTGATCGGCGAGCTCGTGCCTAAGAACTTCGCGCTCGCGCTGCCGCTCGCGACCGCGAAGCTCGTGGTGCCCTTCCAGACGCTGTTCACCACCGTCTTCAAGCCCGTCATCCTGCTGTTCAACAACACGGCGAACGCGCTCATCCGTGCCATGGGCATCGAGCCCAAGGAGGAGCTCTCGGGCGCCCGCACCGCCGAGGAGCTCAGCTCGCTCGTGCGCCGCTCGGCGACCGAGGGCATGCTCGACAGCGATCACGCCACCCTGCTCGACCGCACGCTGCGCTTCGCCGAGCGCGACGCCTCCGACGTCATGACCCCGCGCGTGCGCATGGCGAGCGTCACTCCGGCCACGACGGCGGCCGAGGTCGTCGCGCTCGCCCTGGCGACGGGCTACTCGCGCTTCCCGGTGACGGGCGACGGCGGCGTCGACGATATCGTCGGCGTGGTGCACGTGAAGCAGGCCTTCGCCGTGCCGCTCGACCGGCAGGCGGATGCGCGGGTCGGCGACCTCATGGTCGAACCCCTCCGCATCCCCGAGTCGATGGGCATCGACACCCTGCTGGGCCTCCTGCGGGGCAGCGGCTTCCAGATCGCCGTCGTCACCGACGAGTACGGCGGAACCGCCGGTGTCGTCACCCTCGAAGACCTCGTGGAGGAGCTCGTGGGCGAGCTGGAGGACGAGCACGACCGGGCTCACGCCGGCGTGGTGCGCACGGGCCGTTCGGTCGTGTTCGACGCCGGGCTCCGGCCCGACGAGCTGCTCGAGCGCACGGGCATCCGTGTTCCCGACGACGACGAGGGCCACGAGACCGTCGCCGGTTTCGTGATCGACGAGCTCGACCGCCTGCCCGAGCTCGGCGACGAGGTCGCCATCGACGGCGGTGTGCTGCGGGTCGAGCGCGTCGACGGGGTGCGACTCGACCGCATCCGCTTCATCCCGCTCGCCGAGTCGGAGGATGCGGCCCACGCCGCGCTGACCGCACCCCTCGCCGAGGCCGCCCGCAGAACCGAAGACGCCGAGAAGGAGGACGCCCGATGA
- a CDS encoding cyclase, with amino-acid sequence MSQHPVEVLFDRARSIDEHVGSMSGTRERAVAGVTSGLIGEGGEVTWEARHFGLRMRLSSRVTEFAYPTRFVDEQVAGPFGAFRHEHEFSPAPVSSASDDSATADSPVLDPAAMLDPAAMGGTGGGSMMIDRVEFRAPFGPLGLIAERVVLRRYLRRLIEERGRYLAA; translated from the coding sequence ATGTCGCAGCATCCCGTCGAGGTGCTCTTCGACCGTGCCCGGAGCATCGACGAGCACGTGGGGTCGATGTCGGGCACCCGCGAGCGCGCGGTCGCCGGGGTGACGAGCGGGCTCATCGGCGAGGGCGGAGAGGTGACCTGGGAGGCTCGGCACTTCGGACTGCGGATGCGGTTGTCGAGCCGGGTGACCGAGTTCGCGTACCCGACGCGGTTCGTCGACGAGCAGGTGGCGGGGCCGTTCGGGGCGTTCCGGCACGAGCACGAGTTCTCGCCTGCGCCGGTGAGCTCCGCCTCGGACGACTCGGCGACGGCGGACTCGCCGGTGCTCGACCCGGCGGCGATGCTCGACCCGGCGGCGATGGGCGGCACGGGCGGCGGCTCGATGATGATCGACCGGGTGGAGTTCCGGGCTCCGTTCGGGCCGCTCGGGCTGATCGCCGAACGGGTGGTGCTGCGGCGGTATCTGCGACGGCTGATCGAGGAACGGGGGCGGTACCTCGCGGCGTGA
- a CDS encoding hemolysin family protein, protein MSDIIPGIVWLVVLLVVNAFFVGAEFAVISARRSQIEPRAEAGSKAAKTTLWAMEHATLMLATSQLGITVCSLLILNVSEPAIHHLLEYPLALTPLSPELIGGVAFVIALVLVTFLHVVFGEMVPKNLSFSVPDRAALLLAPPLVFVSKVVRPVIWSLNGIANLILRAFRVQPKDEATSTYTLDEVATIVKQSTREGVLTDASGTLSAAFEFTAKKVSDVEVPIAEMVLLAPDSSPRAIQAAVAEHGYSRYILTNGSGEPTGYLHLKDVMDLTAGSTFDEAVPGKRIRRLTSVARDADLEDALAVMRRSGSHVARSQTADGTVTGVLFLEDIIEELVGEVDDATRR, encoded by the coding sequence ATGAGCGACATCATCCCCGGAATCGTGTGGCTCGTGGTGCTGCTCGTCGTGAACGCCTTCTTCGTCGGCGCCGAGTTCGCCGTCATCTCAGCCCGCCGCTCGCAGATCGAGCCGCGCGCCGAGGCCGGCAGCAAGGCCGCGAAGACGACGCTCTGGGCGATGGAGCACGCCACGCTCATGCTGGCCACCAGCCAGCTCGGCATCACGGTGTGCTCGCTGCTCATCCTGAACGTCTCCGAACCCGCCATCCACCACCTGCTCGAGTACCCGCTCGCGCTCACCCCGCTCAGCCCCGAGCTCATCGGCGGAGTGGCGTTCGTCATCGCACTGGTGCTGGTGACCTTCCTGCACGTCGTGTTCGGCGAGATGGTGCCGAAGAACCTCAGCTTCTCGGTGCCCGATCGGGCAGCGCTGCTGCTCGCGCCGCCGCTGGTGTTCGTGTCGAAGGTGGTGCGGCCGGTGATCTGGTCGCTCAACGGCATCGCGAACCTCATCCTGCGCGCGTTCCGGGTGCAGCCGAAAGACGAGGCGACGAGCACGTACACGCTCGACGAGGTGGCGACCATCGTGAAGCAGTCGACCCGCGAGGGTGTGCTGACCGATGCCTCCGGCACCCTCTCGGCGGCATTCGAGTTCACGGCGAAGAAGGTCAGCGACGTCGAGGTGCCGATCGCCGAGATGGTGCTGCTGGCGCCCGACTCGTCGCCGCGGGCCATCCAGGCGGCGGTGGCCGAGCACGGCTATTCGCGGTACATCCTCACGAACGGGTCGGGGGAGCCCACGGGTTACCTGCACCTGAAGGACGTGATGGACCTCACCGCGGGGTCGACGTTCGATGAGGCGGTGCCGGGCAAGCGCATCCGTCGCCTCACCTCGGTGGCACGTGACGCCGACCTCGAAGACGCGCTCGCCGTGATGCGCCGCTCGGGCTCGCACGTGGCGCGCTCGCAGACGGCCGACGGCACGGTGACGGGAGTGCTCTTCCTCGAAGACATCATCGAGGAGCTCGTCGGCGAGGTCGACGACGCCACCCGGCGCTGA
- a CDS encoding sensor histidine kinase: protein MPSTLKALLSLRRLRPLLEPSIAVVYALLWVNAEIGRSPEPGFYLALGAYAVAIAVSRRLTTVSIVIVVLVPLLQLVGLLTAPTSTAWPLYQAVIVVAFAAGCSPDPRIRWSGLAGGLVQALVAAVVLVFDGDWLSWTGGTSVFEGGALTRIENPRAIWVFVLFVLAALVFLTAWGAGVFLHISRRRRAEQNLLAETEAELAVADVELRSVKERDEIAQEVHDVLAHSLAVVIAVADGTRFLRAAGLVESAPPVGRVGDGDGRGGDGDGRGGDGDVTSAMARERSTDDALGEIAAAARTALLDLRGLLEGLHDQTRRPQPRLVDLGALVDRMSSTGMEVRFEQFGEPRRLTPSQEAAVYRIVQESLTNALKHGGESPCAAVSLAWGDDGLVVGVVSGSLSGGGAPARPEPALGVAGAGAGAGAGAEPVRSFGITGMRDRARLAGGWLTASAEGEEFVVTAFIPVHLASARATPSRELVETGERP from the coding sequence ATGCCATCGACCCTGAAGGCCCTGCTGTCCCTCCGGCGCCTGCGGCCCCTGCTCGAGCCCTCGATCGCGGTGGTGTACGCGTTGCTCTGGGTGAACGCCGAGATCGGCAGATCTCCCGAACCCGGGTTCTACCTCGCCCTCGGCGCCTACGCCGTGGCCATCGCGGTGTCGCGGCGGCTCACGACGGTGTCGATCGTCATCGTGGTGCTCGTGCCGCTGCTGCAACTGGTGGGGCTGCTCACGGCGCCCACCTCGACCGCGTGGCCGCTCTATCAGGCTGTGATCGTCGTCGCTTTCGCTGCCGGATGCTCGCCCGATCCGCGCATCCGATGGTCGGGACTCGCCGGTGGCCTGGTGCAGGCGCTCGTCGCCGCGGTCGTCCTGGTGTTCGACGGCGACTGGCTGAGCTGGACAGGGGGCACCTCGGTGTTCGAAGGCGGCGCCTTGACGAGGATCGAGAATCCGCGCGCGATCTGGGTGTTCGTGCTCTTCGTGCTGGCGGCGCTCGTCTTCCTCACAGCCTGGGGCGCGGGAGTCTTTCTCCACATCTCGCGCCGGCGCCGAGCCGAACAGAACCTCCTCGCCGAGACTGAGGCCGAACTCGCCGTCGCCGACGTGGAGTTGCGGAGTGTGAAGGAGCGCGATGAGATCGCCCAGGAAGTGCATGACGTTCTCGCCCATTCGCTCGCGGTGGTCATCGCCGTGGCCGACGGAACGAGATTCCTGCGGGCCGCCGGGCTGGTCGAGAGCGCCCCGCCGGTCGGCCGCGTCGGGGACGGCGACGGGCGCGGTGGGGACGGCGACGGGCGTGGTGGGGATGGCGACGTGACGTCGGCGATGGCGCGCGAGCGAAGCACCGACGACGCTCTCGGTGAGATCGCCGCCGCGGCTCGCACTGCACTTCTCGATCTGCGGGGCCTGCTCGAGGGTCTCCACGACCAGACGCGGCGCCCCCAGCCCCGGCTCGTCGACCTCGGAGCGCTCGTCGACCGCATGTCGTCGACGGGCATGGAGGTGAGGTTCGAGCAGTTCGGAGAGCCCCGGCGGCTCACCCCGTCGCAGGAAGCGGCCGTCTACCGCATCGTGCAGGAGAGCCTCACGAACGCCTTGAAGCACGGAGGGGAGAGCCCGTGTGCGGCGGTGTCGCTCGCCTGGGGCGACGACGGTCTCGTCGTCGGTGTCGTGAGCGGATCACTGTCGGGCGGAGGTGCCCCCGCCCGACCCGAGCCGGCGCTGGGGGTGGCCGGTGCCGGTGCCGGTGCCGGTGCCGGCGCGGAGCCGGTGAGGTCGTTCGGCATCACGGGCATGAGAGACCGGGCGCGGCTGGCGGGCGGGTGGCTCACGGCGTCAGCCGAGGGGGAGGAGTTCGTCGTCACCGCGTTCATTCCGGTTCACCTCGCTTCTGCCCGGGCCACTCCGTCCCGCGAGCTCGTCGAGACGGGGGAGCGGCCGTGA
- a CDS encoding amidohydrolase family protein, with translation MRTLWRNALLLACDDEHGTTPFRGDLLVDGSDIVSVTDARPARVDDVTEDDTTVVDATDLFITPGLVNAHTHSWEVLLRGTSEPLPLEIWTLLSYPPEGVEPASERLVYLRTIVAAVEALLGGVTTVLDDTGELPMQTPESTEALFRAYDDAGLRATCAASTVDVPLVDRLAFAEEVLPASVIEASRAAITDLDGLHDDYVTLTETARAMAAGFARIRVALSPSAPMRVTDDYLVDCARRARGAGEVLHTHLLETVLQRELARTRYDGSTIVEHLDRLGVLGPNLTAAHGVWLSDGDLELLAASGTSVVHNPLSNLRLGSGMLRWRDLHDAGVRVALGTDGASSNDSLSLHEVMKAAALLHTLDDPDYRRWPVVGEVLRAATVNGARAAGWGDRVGSLLPGLAADLVVYDLTAGTAFTPLHDAARQLVLAENGSSISQVWVDGRLVVENGRCLLIDADALLAEFREESARYLEEQLPRWRALQERFEPAVRTAYLRAWGEATAEGDR, from the coding sequence GTGCGCACCCTCTGGCGAAACGCCCTCCTGCTCGCCTGCGACGACGAGCACGGCACCACCCCGTTCCGCGGCGACCTCCTCGTCGACGGCAGCGACATCGTCTCGGTGACGGATGCGCGTCCGGCCCGCGTCGACGACGTGACAGAGGACGACACCACCGTCGTCGATGCCACCGACCTCTTCATCACCCCGGGTCTCGTGAACGCCCACACCCACTCCTGGGAGGTGCTCCTGCGCGGCACGAGCGAACCCCTGCCGCTCGAGATCTGGACGCTGCTGAGCTACCCGCCGGAGGGGGTCGAACCCGCCTCCGAGCGCCTGGTCTACCTCCGCACCATCGTGGCGGCGGTCGAGGCGCTCCTCGGCGGCGTGACGACGGTGCTCGACGACACCGGCGAGCTGCCGATGCAGACCCCGGAGAGCACCGAAGCGCTGTTCCGCGCCTATGACGACGCGGGACTCCGAGCCACCTGCGCCGCCAGCACCGTCGACGTGCCGCTCGTCGACCGGCTGGCGTTCGCCGAGGAGGTGCTGCCCGCATCCGTCATCGAGGCGTCACGCGCGGCGATCACCGACCTCGACGGGCTCCACGACGACTACGTCACCCTCACCGAGACCGCGCGGGCGATGGCGGCGGGCTTCGCGCGCATCCGTGTCGCCCTCTCGCCGAGCGCCCCGATGCGGGTCACCGACGACTACCTCGTCGACTGCGCGCGCCGCGCGCGTGGGGCGGGTGAGGTGCTGCACACCCACCTGCTCGAGACGGTGCTGCAACGCGAGCTCGCCCGCACCCGCTACGACGGCAGCACGATCGTGGAGCACCTCGACCGGCTCGGGGTGCTCGGGCCGAACCTCACGGCGGCGCACGGGGTGTGGCTCAGCGACGGCGACCTCGAGCTGCTCGCGGCCTCGGGCACGAGCGTCGTGCACAATCCGCTGTCGAACCTCAGGCTCGGCTCGGGGATGCTGCGCTGGCGCGACCTCCACGATGCCGGCGTGCGCGTGGCGCTCGGCACCGACGGCGCTTCTAGCAACGACTCGCTCAGCCTGCACGAGGTGATGAAGGCCGCCGCGCTGCTGCACACGCTCGACGACCCCGACTACCGGCGCTGGCCCGTGGTCGGCGAGGTGCTGCGGGCGGCGACGGTGAACGGGGCGCGCGCCGCCGGATGGGGCGATCGGGTGGGGTCGCTCCTGCCCGGGCTCGCCGCCGATCTCGTGGTGTACGACCTCACCGCGGGCACCGCGTTCACGCCCCTCCACGACGCGGCCCGGCAGCTCGTGCTCGCCGAGAACGGCAGCTCGATCAGTCAGGTGTGGGTCGACGGGCGCCTCGTGGTCGAGAACGGGCGCTGTCTGCTGATCGATGCGGATGCGCTGCTCGCCGAGTTCCGCGAGGAGTCGGCACGCTACCTCGAGGAGCAGCTACCGCGGTGGAGGGCGTTGCAGGAACGGTTCGAGCCCGCCGTGCGCACGGCGTACCTGCGCGCGTGGGGCGAGGCGACCGCGGAGGGCGATCGCTGA
- a CDS encoding cellulase family glycosylhydrolase: MPASAPRRRRRLAAGLAALALVVAGLVVPATAGSGASTASAATQPGWLHTSGASIKTASGSDYVIKAVAWFGMETSNCAPHGLWSISLDSGLAQIASMGFNTIRLPFSNECLAQAKPNSINEQVNPGLGALSPLQLMDRVIARAKAYGLSVILDRHRPDSGGQSELWYTGQYSEAKWIADWKMLASRYKTDPTVIGVDLHNEPHGSACWGCGTPSLDWQAAATRAGNAVLAVNPKLLIVVEGVERQPDGSSTWWGGGLSGVAGKPVTLRVANQVVYSPHDYPSTVFNQSWFQAANYPANLAGVWEKNWGFISTKKIAPVLLGEFGTKYETESDKKWLASLVSYLGSKKMSFAYWSFNPNSGDTGGLVKDDWTTPQTAKVQALRPILGAGGTVTPTPAPTTTPKPTVTATPRPTVTPVPTVTASPPTATPKPSTTPTPKPTTTPTPKPTTTPTPKPTTTPTPKPTPTPTATPKPTATATPKPTPAPTAAPAGVQASWQLQSSWGDGYVADLVVRSTGTTSSWTATWSDPAATSVVNAWGMSCTVKPKVSITCTGSDWAAALAPGQEVRVGLQVASATAPASPTLTVTAT, encoded by the coding sequence ATGCCCGCTTCCGCGCCCCGCCGGCGGCGCCGCCTCGCGGCCGGGCTCGCCGCCCTCGCGCTCGTGGTGGCGGGGCTCGTCGTCCCGGCGACCGCCGGGTCGGGGGCGTCAACGGCGTCCGCGGCGACGCAGCCGGGCTGGCTGCACACGAGCGGCGCGAGCATCAAGACCGCGTCGGGCTCCGACTACGTCATCAAGGCAGTCGCGTGGTTCGGCATGGAGACCTCGAACTGCGCCCCTCACGGGCTGTGGAGCATCTCGCTCGACTCCGGCCTCGCGCAGATCGCCTCGATGGGGTTCAACACGATCCGGCTGCCGTTCTCGAACGAGTGCCTCGCCCAGGCGAAGCCGAACTCCATCAACGAGCAGGTCAACCCGGGGCTCGGGGCGCTCAGTCCGCTCCAGCTGATGGATCGCGTCATCGCCCGGGCCAAGGCCTACGGCCTGAGCGTCATCCTCGACAGGCACCGGCCCGACTCCGGTGGTCAGTCCGAGCTCTGGTACACCGGGCAGTACAGCGAGGCGAAGTGGATCGCCGACTGGAAGATGCTCGCCTCCCGCTACAAGACCGACCCCACGGTCATCGGCGTCGACCTGCACAACGAGCCGCACGGCAGCGCCTGCTGGGGCTGCGGCACCCCGTCTCTCGACTGGCAGGCCGCTGCGACCCGTGCGGGCAACGCCGTGCTCGCCGTGAACCCGAAGCTGCTGATCGTCGTGGAGGGCGTCGAACGCCAGCCCGACGGCAGTTCCACCTGGTGGGGTGGCGGGCTCTCTGGCGTCGCCGGCAAGCCGGTCACACTCAGGGTGGCGAACCAGGTCGTCTACTCGCCCCACGACTACCCGTCGACGGTGTTCAACCAGTCGTGGTTCCAGGCGGCGAACTACCCCGCGAACCTCGCCGGGGTCTGGGAGAAGAATTGGGGCTTCATCTCGACGAAGAAGATCGCACCGGTTCTGCTGGGCGAGTTCGGCACGAAGTACGAGACCGAGAGCGACAAGAAGTGGCTCGCGAGCCTGGTGAGCTACCTCGGCTCGAAGAAGATGAGCTTCGCCTACTGGTCGTTCAACCCGAACAGCGGCGACACCGGCGGACTCGTGAAAGACGACTGGACGACCCCGCAGACCGCGAAGGTGCAGGCCCTCCGCCCGATCCTCGGCGCCGGCGGAACGGTGACGCCCACGCCTGCACCCACGACCACCCCCAAACCCACGGTGACGGCGACCCCGAGACCCACGGTCACCCCCGTCCCCACGGTGACCGCGTCGCCACCCACGGCCACCCCGAAGCCCTCCACGACCCCCACCCCGAAGCCGACCACGACCCCCACCCCGAAGCCGACCACGACCCCCACCCCGAAGCCGACCACGACCCCCACCCCGAAGCCGACGCCGACTCCCACGGCCACCCCGAAGCCCACGGCGACGGCGACCCCGAAACCCACCCCCGCTCCCACCGCGGCTCCTGCCGGGGTGCAGGCCAGCTGGCAGCTGCAGAGCTCGTGGGGCGACGGCTACGTCGCCGACCTCGTCGTGAGGTCGACCGGCACGACCTCCTCGTGGACGGCCACCTGGAGCGACCCCGCCGCCACCTCCGTGGTGAACGCCTGGGGCATGAGCTGCACCGTCAAGCCGAAGGTCTCCATCACCTGCACCGGTAGCGACTGGGCCGCCGCCCTCGCCCCCGGCCAGGAGGTGCGGGTCGGCCTGCAGGTCGCCTCCGCCACGGCACCGGCGTCGCCCACGCTGACGGTCACGGCGACGTAG
- a CDS encoding histidine phosphatase family protein: MTLRLHLVRHGQTTLNAEERVQGWDDSALTAAGLAGVRETAEALREVAFVAAYVSPLGRTMATADEILSHHPLVKPVLDDRLKELHFGSYESRPTLSLLEVGDFATIGAGITAGTFEGFGGGEHSRDFVARITQAFDDIVAAHPEGEVLVVSHGGTIQTLIARVAAYSGPPLANASVTVLERTADGWTLSA, encoded by the coding sequence ATGACCCTTCGTCTCCACCTCGTGCGCCACGGCCAGACCACCCTGAACGCCGAGGAGCGCGTGCAGGGCTGGGACGACTCCGCGCTCACCGCCGCCGGGCTCGCCGGGGTGCGCGAGACGGCCGAGGCGCTCCGCGAGGTCGCGTTCGTCGCCGCCTACGTGTCGCCGCTCGGGCGCACGATGGCGACCGCAGACGAGATCCTCTCCCATCACCCGCTCGTGAAGCCCGTGCTCGACGACCGGCTCAAAGAGCTGCACTTCGGCAGCTACGAGTCGCGCCCGACCCTGTCGCTGCTCGAGGTCGGCGACTTCGCCACCATCGGCGCCGGCATCACGGCCGGTACCTTCGAGGGTTTCGGCGGCGGGGAGCACTCCCGCGACTTCGTCGCACGCATCACGCAGGCCTTCGACGACATCGTCGCCGCGCATCCGGAGGGCGAGGTGCTCGTGGTGAGCCACGGCGGCACCATCCAGACCCTCATCGCCCGCGTCGCGGCCTACTCGGGACCGCCGCTCGCGAACGCCAGCGTCACCGTGCTCGAGCGCACCGCCGACGGCTGGACGCTCAGCGCGTAG
- a CDS encoding response regulator: MTGCGEDPAAAPFDDSAPAGASSAGERIRVAVVDDQELFVYGLRMLIESQPDLELVGTGGDGAAAVEIARRERPDVLLLDIRMPEMNGIEATHRIVTAGGGTACAGGGADRSGAGKSGDGTRRDGASGEGMCRVVVLTTFQQEEAVFQAMKHGASAFVTKDVAPEVLLDTIRSVHAGDAPPTLIGTVVRGHLGQAGAVGAPTGSSGGGVSPSTAGAPRSSGTGRADPDAPDGPIAELSPREREIYLLTARGLRNADIAKAAFVTESTVKSHVRSILAKLSLTSRAQIVVHAYENRLLIF; this comes from the coding sequence GTGACGGGGTGCGGCGAAGACCCGGCGGCGGCGCCCTTCGACGACTCCGCCCCTGCAGGGGCCTCGTCGGCCGGTGAGCGCATCCGTGTCGCCGTCGTAGACGACCAGGAGCTGTTCGTCTACGGGTTGCGCATGCTCATCGAGTCGCAGCCCGACCTCGAGCTCGTGGGCACCGGCGGCGACGGCGCGGCCGCCGTCGAGATCGCCCGGCGCGAACGACCAGACGTGCTGCTCCTCGACATACGTATGCCGGAAATGAACGGCATCGAGGCCACGCATCGCATCGTCACGGCCGGTGGCGGCACCGCGTGCGCCGGCGGCGGGGCTGACCGTTCGGGCGCGGGAAAGAGCGGCGATGGGACGAGGCGCGACGGGGCGAGTGGCGAAGGGATGTGCCGGGTGGTGGTGCTCACCACGTTCCAGCAGGAGGAGGCCGTCTTCCAGGCGATGAAGCACGGTGCGAGTGCTTTCGTCACCAAAGACGTCGCGCCGGAGGTGCTCCTCGACACCATCAGGTCGGTGCACGCCGGCGACGCGCCGCCCACCCTGATCGGCACGGTCGTGCGCGGCCACCTCGGGCAGGCCGGAGCCGTCGGCGCGCCCACCGGGTCGTCCGGCGGCGGCGTGTCGCCGTCCACGGCCGGCGCCCCGCGCAGTTCGGGCACCGGGCGGGCCGATCCCGACGCCCCCGACGGCCCCATCGCCGAGCTCTCGCCGCGCGAGCGCGAGATCTACCTGCTCACCGCCCGCGGACTCCGCAATGCCGACATCGCGAAGGCCGCGTTCGTCACGGAGTCGACGGTGAAGTCGCACGTCCGCAGCATCCTGGCCAAGCTGTCGCTGACGAGCCGCGCCCAGATCGTCGTTCACGCGTACGAGAACCGCCTGCTGATCTTCTGA
- a CDS encoding MFS transporter: protein MSLPASAGRASAGRSSARRAPNKWWALAVLALTQLVVVLDSTIVNIALPQAQQELDLTDGQRQWVVTAYALAFGALLLLGGRIADYWGRKRTFLVGMVGFGIASAVGGLAQNGIELIVARGFQGLFAAMLAPAALALLTVTFTAGRERATAFAVFGTIAGAGAAVGLVLGGVLTEFADWRWCLLVNIVFVAVGFVGGLLLVTESKADGDNRYDVWGAVTVTLGLGSLVYGFSLAEHGWGEVDTLGFLALGVVLLVVFVLIERRVAQPLLPLRVVLNRVRGGAFLIQAVVGSVMIGVTLYLTFHLQIVLGMAPLESGLANLPLTIAIMSVAPVATRFLPVVGPRALLIAGPLIVAIGLGYLSFITAGGDYFAQVLPGLVIMGIGMALVFVPLQNLALTGVAPHDAGAASATANSAMQIGGSIGLSVFTALYAGVVGGATVTDAASQLAAFTSGYSAIFLAAAGAMVAAAAIAVFVIRGRKEELLPERGAPAVVHA, encoded by the coding sequence GTGTCCCTTCCCGCATCCGCCGGCCGCGCATCCGCCGGCCGCTCGTCAGCCCGCCGCGCGCCCAACAAGTGGTGGGCGCTCGCCGTGCTCGCCCTCACCCAGCTCGTCGTGGTGCTCGACAGCACCATCGTCAACATCGCACTGCCGCAGGCGCAGCAGGAGCTCGACCTCACCGACGGCCAGCGCCAGTGGGTCGTCACCGCCTACGCGCTCGCCTTCGGCGCCCTTCTGCTGCTCGGGGGGCGCATCGCCGACTACTGGGGGCGCAAGCGCACCTTCCTCGTCGGAATGGTCGGCTTCGGAATCGCCTCGGCGGTCGGCGGCCTGGCGCAGAACGGCATCGAGCTCATCGTGGCCCGAGGCTTCCAGGGGCTGTTCGCGGCGATGCTCGCGCCCGCCGCGCTCGCGCTGCTCACGGTCACCTTCACCGCGGGCCGCGAACGTGCCACGGCGTTCGCCGTGTTCGGCACCATCGCCGGCGCGGGGGCCGCCGTCGGGCTTGTGCTCGGCGGCGTGCTCACCGAGTTCGCCGACTGGCGCTGGTGCCTGCTCGTCAACATCGTCTTCGTGGCGGTCGGGTTCGTGGGCGGCCTCCTGCTCGTCACCGAGTCGAAGGCCGACGGCGACAACCGCTACGACGTGTGGGGTGCTGTGACCGTCACCCTCGGACTCGGCTCGCTCGTCTACGGCTTCAGCCTCGCCGAGCACGGCTGGGGCGAGGTCGACACCCTGGGGTTCCTCGCGCTCGGGGTGGTGCTGCTCGTCGTGTTCGTGCTCATCGAGCGCAGGGTCGCACAACCCCTGCTGCCCCTCCGCGTCGTGCTGAACCGGGTGCGTGGCGGGGCCTTCCTCATCCAGGCGGTGGTGGGCAGCGTCATGATCGGGGTGACGCTGTACCTCACCTTCCACCTGCAGATCGTGCTCGGCATGGCCCCGCTCGAATCGGGGCTCGCCAACCTCCCGCTCACCATCGCCATCATGTCGGTGGCGCCGGTGGCCACCCGGTTCCTGCCCGTCGTGGGCCCGCGAGCGCTGCTCATCGCCGGGCCGCTGATCGTCGCGATCGGGCTCGGGTACCTCAGCTTCATCACGGCGGGCGGCGACTACTTCGCGCAGGTACTGCCCGGGCTCGTCATCATGGGCATCGGCATGGCGCTGGTGTTCGTGCCGCTGCAGAACCTCGCGCTCACGGGCGTCGCACCGCACGACGCCGGTGCCGCCTCGGCGACGGCGAACTCGGCGATGCAGATCGGCGGGTCAATCGGTCTCTCGGTGTTCACCGCGCTCTACGCCGGTGTGGTCGGCGGAGCGACGGTGACGGATGCGGCGTCGCAGCTCGCAGCGTTCACGAGCGGCTACTCGGCGATCTTCCTCGCCGCGGCGGGCGCGATGGTGGCGGCTGCGGCGATCGCCGTGTTCGTCATCCGCGGTCGCAAGGAGGAGCTGCTGCCCGAGCGCGGCGCGCCGGCTGTCGTGCACGCGTAG